NNNNNNNNNNNNNNNNNNNNNNNNNNNNNNNNNNNNNNNNNNNNNNNNNNNNNNNNNNNNNNNNNNNNNNNNNNNNNNNNNNNNNNNNNNNNNNNNNNNNNNNNNNNNNNNNNNNNNNNNNNNNNNNNNNNNNNNNNNNNNNNNNNNNNNNNNNNNNNNNNNNNNNNNNNNNNNNNNNNNNNNNNNNNNNNNNNNNNNNNNNNNNNNNNNNNNNNNNNNNNNNNNNNNNNNNNNNNNNNNNNNNNNNNNNNNNNNNNNNNNNNNNNNNNNNNNNNNNNNNNNNNNNNNNNNNNNNNNNNNNNNNNNNNNNNNNNNNNNNNNNNNNNNNNNNNNNNNNNNNNNNNNNNNNNNNNNNNNNNNNNNNNNNNNNNNNNNNNNNNNNNNNNNNNNNNNNNNNNNNNNNNNNNNNNNNNNNNNNNNNNNNNNNNNNNNNNNNNNNNNNNNNNNNNNNNNNNNNNNNNNNNNNNNNNNNNNNNNNNNNNNNNNNNNNNNNNNNNNNNNNNNNNNNNNNNNNNNNNNNNNNNNNNNNNNNNNNNNNNNNNNNNNNNNNNNNNNNNNNNNNNNNNNNNNNNNNNNNNNNNNNNNNNNNNNNNNNNNNNNNNNNNNNNNNNNNNNNNNNNNNNNNNNNNNNNNNNNNNNNNNNNNNNNNNNNNNNNNNNNNNNNNNNNNNNNNNNNNNNNNNNNNNNNNNNNNNNNNNNNNNNNNNNNNNNNNNNNNNNNNNNNNNNNNNNNNNNNNNNNNNNNNNNNNNNNNNNNNNNNNNNNNNNNNNNNNNNNNNNNNNNNNNNNNNNNNNNNNNNNNNNNNNNNNNNNNNNNNNNNNNNNNNNNNNNNNNNNNNNNNNNNNNNNNNNNNNNNNNNNNNNNNNNNNNNNNNNNNNNNNNNNNNNNNNNNNNNNNNNNNNNNNNNNNNNNNNNNNNNNNNNNNNNNNNNNNNNNNNNNNNNNNNNNNNNNNNNNNNNNNNNNNNNNNNNNNNNNNNNNNNNNNNNNNNNNNNNNNNNNNNNNNNNNNNNNNNNNNNNNNNNNNNNNNNNNNNNNNNNNNNNNNNNNNNNNNNNNNNNNNNNNNNNNNNNNNNNNNNNNNNNNNNNNNNNNNNNNNNNNNNNNNNNNNNNNNNNNNNNNNNNNNNNNNNNNNNNNNNNNNNNNNNNNNNNNNNNNNNNNNNNNNNNNNNNNNNNNNNNNNNNNNNNNNNNNNNNNNNNNNNNNNNNNNNNNNNNNNNNNNNNNNNNNNNNNNNNNNNNNNNNNNNNNNNNNNNNNNNNNNNNNNNNNNNNNNNNNNNNNNNNNNNNNNNNNNNNNNNNNNNNNNNNNNNNNNNNNNNNNNNNNNNNNNNNNNNNNNNNNNNNNNNNNNNNNNNNNNNNNNNNNNNNNNNNNNNNNNNNNNNNNNNNNNNNNNNNNNNNNNNNNNNNNNNNNNNNNNNNNNNNNNNNNNNNNNNNNNNNNNNNNNNNNNNNNNNNNNNNNNNNNNNNNNNNNNNNNNNNNNNNNNNNNNNNNNNNNNNNNNNNNNNNNNNNNNNNNNNNNNNNNNNNNNNNNNNNNNNNNNNNNNNNNNNNNNNNNNNNNNNNNNNNNNNNNNNNNNNNNNNNNNNNNNNNNNNNNNNNNNNNNNNNNNNNNNNNNNNNNNNNNNNNNNNNNNNNNNNNNNNNNNNNNNNNNNNNNNNNNNNNNNNNNNNNNNNNNNNNNNNNNNNNNNNNNNNNNNNNNNNNNNNNNNNNNNNNNNNNNNNNNNNNNNNNNNNNNNNNNNNNNNNNNNNNNNNNNNNNNNNNNNNNNNNNNNNNNNNNNNNNNNNNNNNNNNNNNNNNNNNNNNNNNNNNNNNNNNNNNNNNNNNNNNNNNNNNNNNNNNNNNNNNNNNNNNNNNNNNNNNNNNNNNNNNNNNNNNNNNNNNNNNNNNNNNNNNNNNNNNNNNNNNNNNNNNNNNNNNNNNNNNNNNNNNNNNNNNNNNNNNNNNNNNNNNNNNNNNNNNNNNNNNNNNNNNNNNNNNNNNNNNNNNNNNNNNNNNNNNNNNNNNNNNNNNNNNNNNNNNNNNNNNNNNNNNNNNNNNNNNNNNNNNNNNNNNNNNNNNNNNNNNNNNNNNNNNNNNNNNNNNNNNNNNNNNNNNNNNNNNNNNNNNNNNNNNNNNNNNNNNNNNNNNNNNNNNNNNNNNNNNNNNNNNNNNNNNNNNNNNNNNNNNNNNNNNNNNNNNNNNNNNNNNNNNNNNNNNNNNNNNNNNNNNNNNNNNNNNNNNNNNNNNNNNNNNNNNNNNNNNNNNNNNNNNNNNNNNNNNNNNNNNNNNNNNNNNNNNNNNNNNNNNNNNNNNNNNNNNNNNNNNNNNNNNNNNNNNNNNNNNNNNNNNNNNNNNNNNNNNNNNNNNNNNNNNNNNNNNNNNNNNNNNNNNNNNNNNNNNNNNNNNNNNNNNNNNNNNNNNNNNNNNNNNNNNNNNNNNNNNNNNNNNNNNNNNNNNNNNNNNNNNNNNNNNNNNNNNNNNNNNNNNNNNNNNNNNNNNNNNNNNNNNNNNNNNNNNNNNNNNNNNNNNNNNNNNNNNNNNNNNNNNNNNNNNNNNNNNNNNNNNNNNNNNNNNNNNNNNNNNNNNNNNNNNNNNNNNNNNNNNNNNNNNNNNNNNNNNNNNNNNNNNNNNNNNNNNNNNNNNNNNNNNNNNNNNNNNNNNNNNNNNNNNNNNNNNNNNNNNNNNNNNNNNNNNNNNNNNNNNNNNNNNNNNNNNNNNNNNNNNNNNNNNNNNNNNNNNNNNNNNNNNNNNNNNNNNNNNNNNNNNNNNNNNNNNNNNNNNNNNNNNNNNNNNNNNNNNNNNNNNNNNNNNNNNNNNNNNNNNNNNNNNNNNNNNNNNNNNNNNNNNNNNNNNNNNNNNNNNNNNNNNNNNNNNNNNNNNNNNNNNNNNNNNNNNNNNNNNNNNNNNNNNNNNNNNNNNNNNNNNNNNNNNNNNNNNNNNNNNNNNNNNNNNNNNNNNNNNNNNNNNNNNNNNNNNNNNNNNNNNNNNNNNNNNNNNNNNNNNNNNNNNNNNNNNNNNNNNNNNNNNNNNNNNATTGAGCTGAAATTTGGCAGAGGTATTGTCGACTTGTTTATCTTGGATTTGTACGGTTGGATTAGTTTCTGGAAGCCGGAATCTTTGTGAGCTGAGGTCGTTTGGTTGCTGCCGGTTTTGAAGCTTTGTGTTGCTCTCTTGTTGTTGTTGTTTGTGTTGGAGATAGCTCTTTGTAGCTAGACTCTCTGTTCTGTTCAGGCTGTTGAACAGGGAGGACGTGGTTGTACTCACAAACATTTATATAGTGGATTGTTGAGTGGACTACGGTCCCGTGGTTTTTCCTTCTCACATCGAGGAGGTTTTCCACGTAAAAATTGTGTGTCTCATTTAGTTATCGCAACTTTGATATCTTGCCATCGTCGAAGTATTTTCCTCACAGGTTCGCACAAGGTCAGGGGAACACGACCATTAGTATTTCCGCTGCGCCGTGTGACTTTCCCCAACATGTACTTGTATACCAACCATAAACAAAACAAACGTCATTTTAGTTTCACAACATTTGTTCATTCAATTAGATTAAAATTAGTATCTTCAATCTGTGTTTGTAACTTCCGAAATTTCTTATGACGTATATAAAGAGCTTGTATAAAAAAAAACTATCATTTCAAGTTTTCTAAACCATACACTCCAATATAAACACATAGATAAAAATAAGTTCTTATGATAACAATGTAACGCTTAAAACTTAAGAAGTGATTAATCACAAACAAATCAAGAATTACGGGGTTAGATTTAATACATTTACATAAACCAAAGGGGTCAATTTGAAATCATCGAAAACCACAACACTCACACCAAACGGTGAAGAAGAAGAAACATAACAACACAAGCCGAAACAAGAGCGTTCAAGGACGTCCCAAACCCACACCGTGTGGCAGAAGAGTCCTTGAGTCCCTTGAAACCAATGTCGTAGGCAATACTACCGTCGGGTTTGAAAAGACCAAAGTTCCTCTCGGAAGTGGGACCGGGCTTCAGATTCTCGTTGAATAGAGCAAACACGTAAGCTTTCACCGCCATGTTTGGTCTGTACGGTGTGCCTTTTCTCTTCTTTAGTCGTTTTTTAAGATTCCGATTGTATGTTCTCGCGTTCTTCACCGATGCTCCGGCTTCATCTGGGTCGCCTTTTGATGCCCACCCGGTCTCCGAAACAATGACCTACGCATAATGTAAGTGAACTCACAACGTTACCTACGTTAATTAATCATCTTCTTCAAAGGTCTTTTTATAGCGTGTATGTGGTTTTTTAAGGGGACAAATGATGTGACCGACCCCAAAATCCAATACCGTATCCACCTTATTTTAGTAGTTAAAAGTCTGATTTTTCTATATATACATATTTTTATACAAATCAAATATAATAATTTAAGTTAAAAATGTTTCAAAGATAATTTATTTATAAGTATATAGCTTTGTTTTCATCACAAATTTTGTAAAATTATTACTGATATAAATTTTTAAATAGGAAATCTTTTCTAGAATTTTAAATATAAATATAAAATCCGATGAGTCTAAAAAATATTTTTGACCCAGTGTCGTAGAAGGCCATGTTTACGTTTTATACGGTAGTGTGTTTACTTTCGAAATAGAAGAATATTTATAATGATGGAAAAGAGTTAGTACCATGAAATCGTGACATTCAAGCAACTTTAAACATAAATAAATAACAAGTATACGTACCTCTTTTACCAAAAAAAAAAAAAAAAAGACGTTTTGCATCTGTTTTTCAAAAGACACAGTATTAGATAACACTTTAAACATAAATAAATAACAAGTATACGTACCTCTTTTACCAAAAAAAAAAAAAAAAGTATACGTACCTGCACTTTTGGAAAGCCAGCTTTTTCGAGAGCAGCATAAGAAGCATCGACCATAGCATCGAACATGTTATCGTAATGAAGCTTAGTTTTGGGGTCGTATATGCCTTTGGTATGCTCGAAGATGGCGTAGTTAAGGTCAATTTCCTTTGAATCAGATTTATAAGCTAGAAAAGGGTAAGCGTTAATGTAGAACGGCGACCCAATTTGCCAGAAAAATGTTAACAACGGCTTCATAAACGGCGCCACATCGTCCCTGAACGTGCATGATGACGGTGGATACGAGTTCTGAAACACCGCTTCCGAGTGTGGACTCGACACCTATAAACAAAGTGTTAATAAATGAAAGTCAGTCACATTAATTGGTCGTTAGAAAATTAGAAAAAAAATTATTTCGTAGACATATTTTACATTTTAGTATATTATTTAATGGTAATGTAAACTTCAAAAAAGATATGTTTTTATATTGGTTAAAAATTATGAAAAGAATCAATTACAAAAGAAAATACATTAATAATCAAAATTTAATATGTTTTTTTAATAATATGTGTAAAATTTTCAAAATTTTCATATTTTTGAAACAGAGTGAGTATAGTATAATGCTAAATTCATTATGGTCAATTGATTTTAAATTGGAAAAAATCATGATCTTAAATTTAACACAAAGTTTAAGAATAATTATTTTCTTTGGTCTTATCTATTTATGATAACAATGTGTTTGGCTTAATGTACCTCGACCATATTGTGAAGTCCGAGACGGCGAAGAGCGTAGTAAACGTTCTTGGCCGCAGGTAAAAGAACTTCCCAAAGCTCGATAGTGGTGCCACCTAAAATCTCGTTTCCCACGGCTATACCGCTAATTCTAGTACCACCTCGTATGAAAGGCTCGACGTTTTCTTTAACCCAAGTCATGGCTCGGTCTTCCGCAACGCTAATGTCCTTGAGAAACTCATTGCCTAGGCCAACGATGATCTCTATCCCGGTATTACGGAAGGCCGTGAGGACGGAGTGATCAGCGTCGTAGATACGTATGTTTCTGATCTTCGCTGATTTAAGGAGAGTTGCTACTGATTCAGGAGATGGGAGGTTGTCGGCTATGCGACCGTAGTTTACACCGTACGTTCCAATGAATGCCACGGCCGTTTGTGAAGCGAAGAGGAAAAGAAGCGAGAGGAAGAAAGTAGAACGAACCATACATGAATATTTCATCTCCGAGGAATGCATTTGAGACTTGCTTCAAATGATTATGTTTTATAAACAGAGCAGGTTCATTTGTTTTTTCTTGTGGTCCTAAAATGGGAACAAGAAAGAGTTTATAGTGTTATGTTATGTTATTCCCTTAATAGTAAGATTCTAAACCTTTGTCACCGAGACCATGCAAAGGGAAAGGAATCAAGGGAAGTTGTTTAGAAGGCAAAATGAAAAGATTCTAACTGAAATTAAATCTAAAGACATAAGAAAACTAGCATTGTGGGTCTTTCTTTTGCATTAGATTCTTACTTTACCTTCAAAGCAAAACTTTTCTTTTTCCCTTTTGCTCTCTGATTTAAATTTGGGACCAAAATCAAAATCACTAGAGAATAACAACCATTTTGCTAATCCTATTAATCTGAGTTATTTCCATAACTTGGTTTATCAATTAAAAATGTAAAAAAAAAAAGAAACTAAAGGCTGCAGCAGTAGAAAGAGTTAACCCTCAACATAGAGAACATGCATAGTCATAATACTTAAGTCATTCAAATAGTACACAGTTTTAGCCTAATAACATCATCTTTAACAGATTTAATCATTAATTAGATACAAAAAAAAAGAGCAAGAAAGGCAAAAGGATACTCCAATAGATTAATAGAAACAAACTCATGCTCTAACAAAAGGAGAGCAGGGCAGGGTTACTCAGCAGCTTTCTCTTTCCCCTCAGCTTCTGCTGTCAGGCCATTTCCCTCGTGGCTTTTGGTCTCAGCTTCAGGCTCAGACTCGGGTGCGCCTTGGCCTGCATCTTCCTTCTTCTGCTCAGTGTTAGCTTCAGCAGTCTTGATCTCAGTCGCCTCTTCTTTGTTAGTTGGAGACTCCACACTCTCCTTGCTAGTGTCACCAACTAGATCATGTGTTTGCTCCTTCATCGACTCACCACCAGCTTCTTGAACCGGAGCAGGATCAGGAGTCTCCTCTGCAACCATGTCGTCTTTTGTTTCACCAGAGCCATCCTTAACAGTTACATTCTCTTCCGTTCCCTTAAGAGGAGACATTTCAGTATCTTCTTCTTGCGCATGAGAGTTCCCCACTCCTCCTCCCTCTGGTTTCTCACCTTCTTCGTCTGCATCTTTCTTTGACCCTGAAGATTTAGTTCTACCTCGCTTCTTAGGCGGCTCTTTATCTGGTGAGGGAGTCGACTTAGTCTTCTTATCACTGATCCTTGCAGATCGCCTAGGAGTCCCACTAGTGGTCCAGTCAAACTCAGTGATGGAGGGGTTTCCAGGGTGAGATTTGAGATACTGATCAAGCTGCTTCCTGTTACTGATCTCCTCACCCGTTGGAGCAACAAACACAATCTCTGTTTTCTTCACTGATCCCACTTTGTTTGGGAAAAACTGCAAAACAAAAAAAGGAGAAAAAAATAAGCAACCTTTGACATAAATACATACAAAAAAACTGTAATTTGAGCTACAAAAAAAGCTTTAGCAAGTTATAAGCGATACTAATCAAGATAACATTTCAAAATGTGTTTTTTTTCTTCTTCTTCTTCTTCTTCCAAGTTTATACCTTTTGAATCATCCAATCAATGCTACAGACAACTACCTTCCCTATGTCTTTAAAGGGGAATAATTGTAAAGAAAAAAAAGACAAAGTGACTTTTTTTCTCAAGTACTAGATGATTTGGTAAAATTGCATTTCAACATTATACAGTAAAGTCTAGGTCTCAAATGATCAGAGAGGAAACAAACCAGTTTTTTCCATGAAGAAGGTGCTGGTAGCTCCACAGGTACACTTTCCTCTTCTGTACCCATTTTGTTTTGCAATCCCTAAAACACACAAAAAGAAAAATTCACAAAAAATGCCACAAAAGTTAAACAAATTACAATTTAAAAACAGACAACCTAGGAGGAGGGTTTGATTGTCGGAAAAAGAAAAAAAGAGTTACCACGGAGAAGACAAGACAGACGGTTGGAAAAATTAGGGATTTTGTTGTGTGTTTGGTGGTTAGTTGGCTCTCTCTCTCTCCGTGTATGAAACATAGAAATAGCTTTAGGGACTTGTCGGAACCGAAGAAAGGAGCATGAAAGATAAAGTCACTTTGGTAACACACATTTCAAAACTAACAGCCCAATGATATTTAACCACGTCTTTCATCTCTAAAATTGGTATAATGCTTCTTTTCATATATAGCGACGACACGTTATAAAGCCTTTAATGAGAAGGGTGCTAATGAAAGGGCACGTCGTCGACTCTGGGATGTTCGCATTAAATGCGTATTTTTGGGGTAATCAATCACTTGGTGGTCATGAAATGCACGTGCCCGAATATACTCAACGACCTTCTTCTCTGCATCCGCTTTTGAAATATTATCGATTTGGAGTCCGGAAAAAATAAACCATAGACACTTTCAGGCCCATCGATATCATCTTTACGGCCCATTAATCTATCTTAGCCTAAGCTGGAAATCAAGTGGAAGCAAAAGCTTAACCGGTTCGGTTATTAAAAACATTGGTCATACTCACAAGAGGAAGTGAGGAACTATATAAGTCAGAGCATTTGACTAAGCATCACTTGCATGAAAATTGATCTGGCGATAGTTTATCATCATGTTACATTCTAGAGCAACGAAAAGGGGATGATAACTATATAATATTATAGAATTAACAAAGATAACATAAGAGAATCATCTCACCATATATCATGTATATTATTACTGTATCCTATTATCATCTGAAATAACTGATCGAAGATGCCTACTTACTTGGGGAGAATGACCTCTCGAACATAGATGACCAAGTTGGGAAAACTATTTGAAACGTGAGCCCTTCTTCCCTTTTCCTCCTTTACCCCTCCCATCGGTCACTGTAACCCAGAAGAAGAGAGACATCCAAAACAGCACTGCGAGGAAGATCTTTACACGGTCTTGAACCCTTGTCACAGCTCCCACAAGACCTAATCCAAAAGCAAAATATAAATTAAAAGATTTTCATTTCATTTGGTGTAGTAAGTTGAGTGTAGTGTTTTCAATTGTTGTTAATGAATCACACCACAAAGCTATTCAACATAACAACATAAAGAAGAACATCCATACTACAAGATGTAAACTTTAGTTCCATGGATTCAAGACACAACCAATACAAAGTTCCAATTACAAAGACTCTATAGTTAACGACATATGCATCTAACTGAATCTTCCGACCAAAACTCCTGATTAAGTGATAAATGGATACAAAAAAAAGTCGAGCAAAACTAATTTAAAGGCAGCAAACGAGAATTGAACCTTCGAGCTGAGTAGTA
This sequence is a window from Brassica oleracea var. oleracea cultivar TO1000 chromosome C1, BOL, whole genome shotgun sequence. Protein-coding genes within it:
- the LOC106316642 gene encoding methyl-CpG-binding domain-containing protein 11-like produces the protein MGTEEESVPVELPAPSSWKKLFFPNKVGSVKKTEIVFVAPTGEEISNRKQLDQYLKSHPGNPSITEFDWTTSGTPRRSARISDKKTKSTPSPDKEPPKKRGRTKSSGSKKDADEEGEKPEGGGVGNSHAQEEDTEMSPLKGTEENVTVKDGSGETKDDMVAEETPDPAPVQEAGGESMKEQTHDLVGDTSKESVESPTNKEEATEIKTAEANTEQKKEDAGQGAPESEPEAETKSHEGNGLTAEAEGKEKAAE
- the LOC106343172 gene encoding glucan endo-1,3-beta-glucosidase 14-like, translating into MHSSEMKYSCMVRSTFFLSLLFLFASQTAVAFIGTYGVNYGRIADNLPSPESVATLLKSAKIRNIRIYDADHSVLTAFRNTGIEIIVGLGNEFLKDISVAEDRAMTWVKENVEPFIRGGTRISGIAVGNEILGGTTIELWEVLLPAAKNVYYALRRLGLHNMVEVSSPHSEAVFQNSYPPSSCTFRDDVAPFMKPLLTFFWQIGSPFYINAYPFLAYKSDSKEIDLNYAIFEHTKGIYDPKTKLHYDNMFDAMVDASYAALEKAGFPKVQVIVSETGWASKGDPDEAGASVKNARTYNRNLKKRLKKRKGTPYRPNMAVKAYVFALFNENLKPGPTSERNFGLFKPDGSIAYDIGFKGLKDSSATRCGFGTSLNALVSACVVMFLLLHRLV